Proteins encoded together in one Proteiniborus ethanoligenes window:
- a CDS encoding C-GCAxxG-C-C family (seleno)protein: MLKDLLLNGYGNEQGYNCAEKILHGANEAYKLNLDKKFLKLAAGFGGGMGIESVCGALTAGIMVLSHLFVSHRAGESTRIKELTSEFLNKYEREMGSINCAPLKEKYRDEVKKCGDVIIKAAEILDEIVAREM; this comes from the coding sequence GTGTTAAAAGATTTATTGCTAAATGGATATGGAAATGAACAGGGATATAATTGTGCCGAAAAAATATTGCATGGTGCTAATGAGGCATACAAGCTGAATCTAGATAAAAAATTTTTAAAGCTTGCGGCAGGCTTTGGTGGTGGCATGGGCATAGAAAGTGTTTGTGGTGCACTTACAGCAGGGATAATGGTCCTAAGCCATCTTTTTGTAAGCCATAGAGCGGGAGAAAGCACTAGAATAAAGGAGCTAACATCTGAATTTTTGAACAAGTATGAAAGGGAAATGGGCAGTATAAATTGTGCTCCATTGAAGGAAAAATACAGAGATGAAGTAAAGAAATGTGGAGATGTTATCATAAAAGCCGCAGAAATATTAGATGAAATAGTAGCTAGGGAAATGTAA
- a CDS encoding cysteine-rich small domain-containing protein encodes MSQNYKFMQNSKCEFFPCHKVKDTESFNCLFCYCPLYMLKDKCGGGFIYNYGIKDCSNCIIPHSPGGYEYIMSKMESVIKIGSEKD; translated from the coding sequence ATGAGTCAAAACTATAAGTTTATGCAGAATTCAAAATGCGAGTTCTTTCCTTGTCATAAAGTCAAGGATACTGAAAGCTTTAACTGCTTATTCTGCTACTGTCCACTCTACATGCTAAAGGACAAATGTGGAGGAGGTTTTATTTATAATTATGGAATAAAGGACTGCTCTAATTGTATAATTCCTCACAGTCCTGGAGGATATGAATATATAATGAGTAAGATGGAAAGTGTAATTAAAATAGGAAGTGAAAAAGACTAG
- a CDS encoding dipeptide epimerase, whose translation MKITDIQLGIISVPLIKPFKTALRTVDKINDVVVKVITDTGHIGYGEAPSTAVITGDTIGSIKCAIEEFIKPKIIGLCIEDIEEIMIRINNTLLKNTSAKAAVDMAIYDLFGQLYNAPLYKLLGGYRKEIITDITISVNSPEEMVQDSLDAVQKGYKNLKIKVGKESKADIERIQAIRKAVGAEITLRVDANQGWSPKEAVVTLRKMEDLGLDIELVEQPVKATDLIGLKYVTDNVSIPVLADESVFSPEDAIWIAQNRGADLINIKLMKTGGIYNALKICSIAETYGVECMIGCMLESKLSVSAAAHLAAGKRIITKVDLDGPGLCSIDPIEGGPIFEDSKITLSDEPGLGFKKIHGVDFN comes from the coding sequence ATGAAAATAACAGATATACAGTTAGGTATCATTTCAGTACCTTTAATAAAGCCATTCAAAACTGCACTGAGGACTGTAGATAAAATAAATGATGTAGTAGTTAAAGTAATTACAGATACAGGACATATAGGATATGGAGAAGCTCCATCTACTGCAGTTATTACAGGAGATACAATAGGTTCTATAAAATGTGCAATAGAAGAATTCATAAAGCCAAAAATTATTGGACTCTGTATTGAAGATATTGAAGAGATAATGATAAGAATAAACAATACATTATTAAAAAATACCAGTGCTAAGGCAGCCGTAGATATGGCAATATACGATTTGTTTGGGCAATTGTATAATGCTCCATTATACAAGCTTCTAGGAGGATATAGGAAAGAAATTATCACAGATATTACTATAAGTGTTAATTCTCCAGAAGAGATGGTACAGGATAGCTTAGATGCAGTTCAAAAAGGCTACAAGAACCTAAAGATAAAGGTAGGTAAGGAGTCTAAAGCAGACATTGAAAGAATACAAGCCATAAGAAAAGCTGTAGGAGCTGAAATTACCTTAAGAGTAGATGCCAATCAAGGCTGGAGTCCTAAAGAAGCAGTTGTTACATTGAGGAAAATGGAGGATCTAGGCTTAGATATAGAGCTGGTAGAGCAGCCAGTTAAAGCAACAGACCTTATAGGTCTAAAATATGTAACTGATAATGTGTCAATACCAGTTCTAGCAGACGAAAGCGTATTTTCACCAGAAGATGCAATTTGGATAGCCCAAAATAGAGGAGCTGATTTGATTAATATTAAGCTTATGAAGACAGGTGGTATATATAATGCACTTAAAATATGCTCTATAGCAGAAACCTATGGTGTTGAATGCATGATAGGCTGTATGCTGGAAAGCAAACTAAGTGTAAGTGCTGCAGCACATTTAGCTGCTGGCAAAAGAATTATTACAAAAGTAGACCTAGATGGACCTGGCTTATGTAGTATAGATCCTATAGAGGGTGGCCCTATTTTTGAAGATTCTAAAATAACATTATCAGATGAACCAGGCTTAGGCTTTAAGAAAATTCATGGAGTAGATTTTAATTGA
- a CDS encoding sigma-54 interaction domain-containing protein: protein MLVFSIDSFERKFTDMMTEGFIFIDNSGKIQIYNNKAKEIFGIVSNNEISHKEGRLQKGDIVIIGNNSLGKDDGNLKPEDLGYIGVRDGNIKAGNALLAIGIFKEDKPNLPIYKYISPNHSTKELSLNSKALGMNIDCSIDFENKIISLGVDEDKYIMKYMNAIGHMVILDHKTKRLKFYQTHGYTARGEAVKDILLEKEYRAKGIHSEDFDVIGKDIFEIHSGGDTIEDFYKAATKEDISYENEFKEINGRATICTLSPLFIKGERAGAVLKVEDISEIKKVIRERDEALISLEQMEIRLKEEENIKKLLPEIIGDSKEILNVKRLAIKASQTNSTVLLLGESGTGKTLLGRVIHDNSKNRDKPFIHVNCGSIPETLLESELFGYEKGAFTGARDEGKPGLFELAHGGTIFLDEIGEISPALQVKLLQVLQDKSFFKIGGKKNIKVDVRIIAATNKNLEEEIIKGKFREDLYYRINVFPIWIPPLRERKEDIYQLVDYMIPKICERIGLEEKRISMEAISTLISHDWPGNIRELENVFERAINMTEGNTILSNFLAINRENKKTRNEKIQTLKEAIEAAEKSALLYAIGYYNGNKAKAMEALNIGKTSFYEKIKKYNMK from the coding sequence ATGCTAGTGTTTAGTATAGATAGCTTTGAAAGAAAATTTACTGATATGATGACAGAAGGCTTTATTTTTATAGATAATTCAGGAAAGATTCAAATATATAATAATAAGGCTAAAGAAATATTTGGAATAGTAAGTAATAATGAAATTAGTCACAAGGAAGGGAGACTTCAAAAAGGAGATATAGTCATCATAGGAAACAATTCTTTAGGAAAGGATGATGGGAACCTAAAGCCTGAAGATTTGGGATATATTGGCGTTAGAGATGGAAATATTAAAGCAGGAAACGCATTATTAGCCATAGGAATATTCAAGGAAGACAAGCCTAATTTACCAATATATAAATATATATCTCCAAATCATAGCACAAAGGAGCTTTCTCTAAATTCAAAGGCTTTAGGCATGAACATAGACTGTAGTATTGATTTTGAGAATAAAATTATAAGCTTAGGAGTAGATGAAGACAAATATATAATGAAATATATGAATGCAATAGGACATATGGTGATTTTAGATCATAAGACGAAAAGGCTTAAATTTTACCAGACCCATGGATATACTGCTAGAGGGGAGGCAGTAAAGGATATTCTTCTTGAAAAGGAGTATAGGGCAAAGGGTATACATTCAGAGGATTTTGATGTTATAGGCAAGGATATTTTCGAGATACACAGTGGTGGGGATACCATAGAGGATTTTTATAAAGCAGCTACTAAAGAAGACATAAGCTATGAAAATGAATTTAAAGAAATAAATGGTAGAGCAACTATATGCACCCTTTCTCCTTTGTTCATTAAAGGAGAGAGAGCTGGAGCTGTGTTGAAGGTTGAAGATATTTCTGAAATAAAAAAAGTAATAAGAGAAAGAGATGAAGCGTTAATAAGTCTAGAGCAAATGGAAATAAGACTCAAGGAAGAAGAAAATATTAAAAAGCTTCTTCCAGAAATAATAGGAGATAGTAAGGAAATATTAAATGTTAAAAGACTTGCAATTAAAGCCTCGCAAACTAATTCAACTGTACTTCTTTTGGGGGAAAGCGGGACAGGAAAAACCTTATTAGGAAGGGTAATACATGATAATAGTAAAAATAGAGACAAGCCTTTTATTCATGTTAATTGTGGCTCTATACCAGAAACCCTTCTTGAAAGTGAGCTTTTTGGCTATGAAAAGGGAGCATTTACGGGTGCAAGAGATGAAGGAAAACCTGGGCTGTTTGAGCTTGCTCATGGAGGGACTATTTTTCTAGATGAGATAGGGGAAATATCTCCTGCGCTACAAGTGAAGCTTCTTCAGGTCTTGCAGGACAAAAGCTTTTTCAAAATAGGTGGTAAAAAGAACATAAAGGTAGATGTAAGAATTATAGCTGCAACAAATAAAAATTTAGAAGAAGAAATAATAAAAGGAAAGTTTAGAGAAGATTTGTACTATAGAATTAATGTATTTCCAATATGGATACCACCACTAAGAGAAAGAAAAGAAGATATTTATCAGTTAGTAGATTATATGATACCAAAGATATGCGAAAGAATTGGATTAGAAGAAAAGCGTATATCTATGGAAGCCATTAGTACACTAATTAGCCATGATTGGCCAGGCAATATAAGAGAGCTAGAAAATGTATTTGAAAGAGCTATAAATATGACAGAAGGCAATACAATTCTTTCCAATTTTCTTGCAATAAACAGAGAGAACAAAAAAACTAGAAATGAAAAGATACAAACATTAAAGGAAGCTATAGAAGCTGCAGAAAAAAGTGCTTTGCTCTATGCCATAGGCTATTATAACGGAAACAAAGCTAAAGCTATGGAAGCATTAAATATTGGCAAAACTAGCTTTTACGAAAAAATCAAAAAATATAATATGAAATAG
- the lysA gene encoding diaminopimelate decarboxylase: protein MIVGITVATLYILRLISLKGAVRMEKLDCIGSNLIFADYDAVELAKKYGTPLYVLSENIIREKCRKIKLDFLNRYPNTKVAYASKAFLTLSMCKIIESEGLGLDVVSGGELYTALKADFPMDKVFFHGNNKSYEELQMAISNEVGRIVVDNFDEIEIIDDLANEMKKKVKILIRVSPGVEGKTHKYISTGQKDSKFGIPLLEGSIDEAVIKAIKSKNIELMGFHFHIGSNLFDKDSYTLAIEIVLNLFKWLKNELGFVVKELNTGGGFGIYYNKTDTVKDITYYTDAIMEKVSSYCRELNIDIPTVIIEPGRWIVGEAGITLYSVGAVKEIPNVRTYVSVDGGLPDNPRPALYNAKYEAIVANKCNLKPDRVVTIAGKCCETGDILIWDQLVPKIERGDILGVLSTGAYNYSMSSNYNKLPKPAVVLLREKEECVIVKRETYEDLISKEMIPEGLAVKK, encoded by the coding sequence ATGATAGTTGGCATAACAGTTGCAACATTATATATTTTAAGACTAATAAGCTTAAAAGGGGCTGTAAGGATGGAAAAATTAGACTGTATAGGTTCTAATCTAATATTTGCCGACTACGATGCTGTAGAGTTAGCCAAAAAGTATGGTACGCCGCTTTATGTACTTTCAGAAAATATAATAAGAGAAAAATGCAGAAAAATAAAATTGGATTTTCTAAATAGGTACCCCAATACAAAGGTAGCATATGCAAGTAAGGCTTTTTTAACATTGAGCATGTGTAAAATAATCGAAAGTGAAGGACTAGGCTTAGATGTTGTCTCGGGAGGAGAGCTATACACTGCTTTAAAGGCTGATTTTCCTATGGACAAAGTCTTTTTCCACGGTAACAACAAATCATATGAAGAACTTCAAATGGCTATCTCGAATGAGGTAGGAAGAATTGTGGTTGATAACTTTGACGAAATAGAAATAATTGATGACCTAGCTAATGAGATGAAAAAGAAGGTGAAAATTTTAATTCGAGTGTCTCCGGGAGTAGAAGGAAAAACTCACAAATACATATCGACAGGCCAAAAAGATTCAAAGTTTGGTATTCCATTGCTAGAAGGCAGTATAGATGAAGCTGTTATAAAAGCAATTAAATCTAAAAATATTGAGCTTATGGGCTTTCATTTTCACATAGGTTCAAACCTTTTTGATAAGGACTCTTATACCTTGGCTATTGAAATAGTCTTAAATCTTTTTAAATGGTTAAAAAATGAATTAGGCTTTGTTGTAAAAGAGCTTAATACTGGAGGAGGTTTTGGAATATATTATAATAAAACCGATACAGTAAAAGACATTACATATTATACAGATGCAATAATGGAAAAAGTATCATCATATTGCAGAGAGCTTAATATAGATATTCCAACAGTAATTATAGAGCCTGGCAGGTGGATAGTAGGGGAAGCGGGCATTACTCTTTATTCAGTAGGTGCAGTTAAAGAAATACCAAATGTGAGAACATATGTAAGTGTTGATGGAGGCCTACCTGATAATCCAAGGCCAGCATTATATAATGCAAAATATGAAGCAATTGTTGCTAATAAATGCAATTTAAAGCCTGATAGGGTGGTAACTATAGCAGGAAAGTGCTGTGAAACAGGTGACATACTCATTTGGGATCAATTAGTTCCCAAAATTGAAAGGGGTGATATATTAGGAGTATTGAGTACAGGTGCATACAATTACTCTATGTCAAGTAATTACAATAAACTACCTAAACCAGCTGTAGTGCTTTTAAGAGAAAAAGAAGAATGTGTAATTGTAAAAAGAGAAACCTATGAAGATTTAATATCAAAGGAAATGATACCGGAAGGACTTGCTGTTAAAAAATAA